From the genome of Leptospira saintgironsiae, one region includes:
- the lpxB gene encoding lipid-A-disaccharide synthase, producing the protein MATSRKLTLPKKSSLKPKKAGDKIRTENLSVPSSPVFMILAGEHSGDLLGAEVLKELKKHDPDLTFFGIGGPRMLEEGFDSIEDMEELSVIGFTAVLFKYKFLKALMDRLVEEAVARSCTHAILVDYPGFNLRLAEKLKALGIKVIFYVSPQLWAWNFGRIYKIKETIDLMLVLFPFEKKIYDDYGVRSVFVGHPIAQRIKEKIRKEAPIPVDEKQIAHLQTITLMPGSRSGEIHRMLDTLLQSAALIHQEAEAEKKHVRFLIPNINLKEEEFIQTKIKATEESHPGIKIEYLFDSSLRCIEASDIVLVTSGTATLEVVYFEKPMVILYKVSLLSYFISALLIRTPFIGLVNILSGRETVKELIQAECTPEETVRETMAILKNKKYRNQMIEEIRSVKESLGEEHSSKNASRAILQFLKEKPTAV; encoded by the coding sequence GTGGCAACGTCTCGAAAATTAACTCTACCCAAAAAAAGCTCCCTAAAGCCTAAGAAGGCCGGAGACAAAATTAGGACGGAAAATCTTTCCGTACCTTCTTCTCCCGTATTTATGATATTAGCCGGAGAACATTCTGGCGATCTACTAGGCGCAGAAGTATTAAAAGAACTTAAAAAACATGATCCAGACCTTACATTTTTCGGGATTGGCGGTCCCAGAATGTTGGAAGAAGGTTTCGACTCCATCGAAGACATGGAAGAACTTTCTGTAATCGGTTTCACTGCAGTACTATTCAAATACAAATTCTTAAAAGCACTTATGGATCGATTGGTAGAAGAAGCAGTGGCACGTTCTTGTACACATGCGATCCTAGTCGATTATCCAGGTTTCAATCTGCGACTTGCAGAAAAATTGAAAGCGTTAGGGATCAAAGTGATCTTCTATGTTTCTCCCCAACTTTGGGCCTGGAATTTCGGCCGGATCTATAAGATTAAAGAAACAATAGATCTGATGTTGGTATTATTTCCATTTGAGAAAAAGATTTACGACGATTATGGAGTTCGTTCCGTATTTGTAGGACATCCAATCGCACAAAGGATTAAGGAAAAGATCCGAAAAGAAGCTCCTATTCCTGTAGATGAGAAACAAATAGCTCATCTGCAAACAATCACTCTTATGCCAGGCTCTCGCTCCGGAGAGATCCATAGAATGTTGGATACACTACTCCAATCTGCAGCACTCATCCACCAAGAAGCGGAAGCAGAAAAAAAACATGTACGTTTTCTAATTCCAAATATTAATCTTAAAGAAGAAGAGTTTATCCAAACTAAAATTAAGGCAACAGAAGAATCTCATCCTGGTATCAAAATCGAATACTTATTCGATAGTTCTTTAAGATGTATTGAAGCTTCTGATATTGTTTTAGTAACTTCTGGAACTGCTACTTTAGAAGTTGTATATTTTGAAAAACCAATGGTGATCTTATATAAGGTCAGCCTACTCAGTTATTTTATCTCTGCACTCCTAATCCGCACACCATTTATAGGGCTTGTTAATATATTAAGCGGAAGAGAAACAGTGAAGGAACTCATTCAGGCAGAATGTACTCCGGAAGAAACTGTAAGAGAAACAATGGCCATCCTGAAAAATAAAAAATACAGGAACCAAATGATAGAAGAGATCCGCTCCGTAAAGGAATCTCTAGGCGAAGAGCATAGTTCTAAAAATGCAAGTAGAGCAATTCTTCAGTTTTTGAAAGAAAAGCCAACTGCAGTGTAG
- a CDS encoding LpxI family protein has protein sequence MGRLGILAGGGNLPQIGMREALAAGEDPFFLSIAESDFTPGNYPDRVIPIRIVKIGGLLKACKTNQIDRLLLLGKVKKEIIFKSLNFDLKALALLARMVNRHDYSIFKTVAEDFEKQGIHIISQKTYLKSLLLPEGRYTKRSLDKKQIEDVIFGMEYAEKIAHLDIGQAVVVVDKSVLAVEAVEGTDQTIKRGGSFAKKRKAVVCKSSKPSQDPRFDLPTVGIETLKVMSENNCDILAVREGETIIVNPSEFINLAEKLKIHILSIGRGNVSKINSTQKKLPKA, from the coding sequence TTGGGACGTTTAGGAATATTAGCGGGAGGAGGAAATCTTCCTCAGATTGGAATGAGAGAGGCCCTCGCTGCAGGGGAAGATCCATTCTTTCTTTCCATAGCTGAGTCTGACTTTACTCCAGGAAATTATCCGGATAGAGTGATCCCAATTCGGATCGTAAAGATTGGCGGGTTATTAAAAGCATGTAAGACCAATCAGATAGATAGACTTCTTCTATTAGGAAAAGTTAAAAAAGAGATTATCTTTAAAAGTCTGAACTTCGATTTAAAAGCTCTGGCACTACTTGCAAGAATGGTGAACCGTCATGATTATTCTATCTTCAAAACGGTAGCGGAAGATTTCGAAAAACAAGGAATTCATATCATTTCTCAAAAGACCTATCTGAAGTCATTATTACTTCCAGAAGGACGTTATACTAAAAGATCCTTGGACAAAAAACAGATCGAAGACGTGATCTTCGGAATGGAGTATGCAGAGAAGATCGCTCACTTAGATATAGGCCAAGCAGTAGTGGTTGTAGATAAATCTGTATTAGCGGTAGAAGCCGTAGAAGGAACAGACCAGACGATTAAAAGAGGCGGAAGTTTCGCCAAAAAAAGAAAGGCAGTAGTTTGCAAAAGTTCCAAACCAAGCCAAGATCCCAGATTCGATCTACCTACGGTCGGAATAGAAACCCTAAAAGTAATGAGTGAAAATAACTGCGATATACTCGCCGTTCGAGAAGGAGAGACTATAATTGTAAATCCTTCCGAATTTATTAACCTTGCAGAAAAATTGAAAATCCATATCTTGAGCATCGGCCGTGGCAACGTCTCGAAAATTAACTCTACCCAAAAAAAGCTCCCTAAAGCCTAA
- a CDS encoding FmdB family zinc ribbon protein, with amino-acid sequence MPTYDYRCKACGQTFEHFQSMKDDPITTCLLCGKTGEVDRLISSVGGIIFKGSGFYVTDNKSSSKSSESSTGSSGSSSN; translated from the coding sequence GTGCCTACTTACGATTATAGATGCAAGGCTTGCGGACAAACTTTTGAACATTTTCAATCCATGAAGGACGACCCTATTACTACCTGCCTTCTCTGCGGTAAAACAGGAGAAGTGGATAGATTAATCTCCAGTGTAGGAGGGATCATCTTTAAGGGTTCCGGATTCTATGTAACAGACAATAAATCCTCTTCTAAAAGTTCTGAATCTTCCACCGGTTCCTCCGGTTCTTCTTCCAACTAA
- a CDS encoding TolC family protein, producing MKLENGNFWTKTISGKTISVFLVSSLILLSGFSGVFSQENKSGKVLRLTTEETVKRALDSNFKLQNLRYELAKTDSSYLKAESQYSWRLVADGSFRQTVLPLNQNNVFTGTKTSDDTIKGGIEKTIRTTGTYFKLEAGNRRFDSNAFEDKSNPLTASFAGLALPPLYTGFITATVSQDLLKNSFGYKGRNQEKILDNQKEMAKSQVSLQISEAIVGSLVDFWDYSVKLQSLKTFRRLKENVSNIRNLTVRKQGLGLSEGFEVNQWNALLAQADSQLETAVVQKDEAKRKLARTLKLENDSDLSEETDLMEEIPEKPDYTKDLDIAYKKRADYLNAVREKEIAELMLKNAKSDQLPSLTLSGSASSQAQTITSPDKNFTDATDGVQSARYKDFNGKVSFSYPLFDKGVAAGRRDSEIGVRQATLKETEVKNEVRDDLRGRIDSLEASYKIYKNSIVTERETQNYYSGVVRSFQQGRADAVAVKNALDTLVRDQLSLTQAKVNFNIDLMRYYIAKNMLLERFDLDAEKLIPHLD from the coding sequence ATGAAATTAGAAAATGGGAATTTTTGGACCAAAACAATAAGTGGAAAGACTATCTCTGTCTTTTTGGTTTCGAGCCTCATCCTCCTTTCGGGATTTTCCGGAGTATTCTCCCAAGAGAATAAATCCGGAAAGGTCCTGAGGTTAACTACTGAAGAGACAGTTAAACGAGCTCTTGATAGTAATTTCAAACTACAAAACCTGAGATATGAATTGGCAAAAACCGATTCAAGCTACTTGAAAGCAGAATCCCAATATTCTTGGAGATTAGTAGCTGACGGAAGTTTCAGACAAACTGTTCTTCCTTTGAACCAGAACAACGTATTTACTGGAACAAAAACTTCAGATGATACGATCAAAGGGGGGATTGAAAAAACAATCCGTACCACTGGAACCTACTTCAAGTTAGAAGCGGGAAACAGACGATTCGACTCAAACGCTTTCGAGGATAAGAGTAACCCTCTTACTGCAAGTTTTGCAGGACTCGCACTTCCCCCTCTTTACACTGGATTTATCACTGCTACAGTTTCCCAAGACTTATTGAAAAACTCATTTGGTTATAAGGGCAGAAACCAGGAGAAGATCCTGGACAATCAAAAAGAAATGGCGAAAAGCCAAGTTTCTCTTCAGATATCTGAAGCGATCGTAGGATCTCTTGTGGATTTCTGGGACTACTCAGTTAAACTACAGTCCTTAAAAACATTCCGCAGATTAAAAGAGAACGTAAGCAATATTAGAAATCTTACAGTGCGTAAACAAGGTTTAGGACTTTCGGAAGGATTCGAAGTCAACCAATGGAACGCGCTACTCGCACAAGCAGATAGCCAATTAGAAACTGCTGTTGTTCAAAAAGATGAAGCAAAAAGAAAATTAGCTCGTACTTTAAAATTAGAGAATGACTCGGACCTTTCAGAAGAAACAGACCTTATGGAAGAAATTCCCGAGAAGCCTGACTATACTAAAGACTTGGACATCGCTTACAAAAAGAGAGCGGATTATCTAAACGCAGTCAGAGAAAAAGAGATCGCTGAGCTAATGCTAAAAAATGCAAAAAGTGATCAGTTACCTTCTTTAACTCTTTCTGGTTCTGCTTCTTCTCAGGCTCAAACAATCACAAGCCCTGATAAAAATTTTACAGACGCAACAGATGGCGTTCAATCTGCGCGTTACAAAGACTTCAACGGAAAAGTAAGTTTCTCTTATCCATTATTTGATAAGGGAGTTGCTGCGGGAAGAAGAGACTCCGAGATCGGAGTTCGCCAAGCTACCCTAAAAGAAACCGAAGTTAAGAATGAAGTGAGAGACGATCTAAGAGGAAGGATCGATTCTTTAGAAGCTAGTTATAAAATTTATAAAAATTCCATAGTCACCGAAAGAGAAACCCAAAACTATTATAGCGGCGTTGTCCGAAGCTTCCAACAAGGAAGAGCGGATGCAGTCGCAGTTAAGAATGCTTTGGATACTTTGGTGAGAGACCAGCTCAGCCTTACTCAAGCAAAAGTTAATTTTAATATAGATCTAATGAGATACTATATCGCAAAAAATATGCTTTTGGAAAGATTCGATCTGGATGCAGAAAAACTTATTCCACATTTGGATTAA